Proteins from one Terriglobales bacterium genomic window:
- a CDS encoding complex I subunit 1 family protein gives MQSFLDYLKSSGTPGQYGDPMWGAVWALIYILLIFTGISVAVIAMNWLERKILAHMQVRLGPMRVGPHGLLQPIADALKLLIKEDIVPDEADRVVFWLAPVAVVIAAFTVFIVVPFGPTHAVTDMNIGLLFMLGVSSLGVLGIIMAGWASNSHYPLMGSLRSRAQMVSYEVAMGLAIVSAIMMTSFTAGWNGAGTLSMVKIVEAQKLQGTWFIFKFFPLGFIAFGIFAIAMIAETNRAPFDLPEAESELVAGFHTEYSGLRWSLFMLAEYAGMFAVSSIAATLWLGGWLRPFPNWLAGPTWDLAFAVFPGVL, from the coding sequence ATGCAAAGCTTCCTGGACTACCTGAAATCGAGCGGCACGCCGGGTCAGTATGGCGATCCGATGTGGGGAGCGGTGTGGGCGCTGATCTACATCCTCCTGATCTTCACCGGGATTTCGGTTGCGGTGATCGCCATGAACTGGCTGGAGCGCAAGATCCTGGCGCACATGCAGGTGCGGCTGGGGCCGATGCGCGTGGGGCCGCATGGGCTGCTGCAGCCGATTGCCGACGCCCTCAAGCTGCTTATTAAAGAAGACATCGTGCCCGACGAGGCCGACCGCGTGGTTTTCTGGCTGGCGCCGGTGGCGGTGGTGATTGCGGCGTTCACCGTCTTTATTGTGGTGCCGTTCGGGCCGACGCATGCCGTGACCGACATGAACATCGGGCTGCTGTTCATGCTGGGGGTGTCGTCGCTGGGCGTGCTCGGGATCATCATGGCGGGATGGGCGTCGAACTCGCACTATCCGCTGATGGGATCGCTGCGGTCGAGGGCGCAGATGGTCTCGTACGAAGTGGCTATGGGATTGGCGATCGTGTCCGCAATCATGATGACCAGCTTCACCGCGGGCTGGAACGGCGCCGGCACGTTGAGCATGGTCAAGATTGTCGAAGCCCAGAAGCTGCAGGGCACCTGGTTCATCTTCAAGTTCTTCCCGCTCGGCTTCATCGCATTCGGAATCTTCGCCATCGCGATGATCGCCGAAACCAACCGCGCGCCGTTTGATCTGCCCGAAGCCGAGTCGGAACTCGTCGCCGGCTTCCACACCGAATACAGCGGATTGCGCTGGTCACTGTTCATGCTCGCCGAGTACGCGGGCATGTTCGCCGTCTCGTCCATAGCCGCGACGCTGTGGCTGGGCGGTTGGCTCCGTCCGTTCCCGAACTGGCTGGCTGGTCCTACATGGGACTTGGCGTTCGCGGTTTTCCCTGGCGTGCTGG
- a CDS encoding NADH-quinone oxidoreductase subunit D, translating into MKDEHNPGTAHLDLDTPEAQLRLTQQERARRDETFLDANELVLNMGPQHPSTHGVLRVILKLDGEKVLGTECVIGYLHRGVEKIAEHRTYTMFNPYVDRMDYVAAVSNGLGYCEAVEKILNVEAPPRAQYIRVILAELNRLASHMLWLGTHALDIGAITPLFYTFRDREEILKIFEKYCGARLTTHAFRIGGCLYETYDGFEEDVRKFSKFVAPKIDEYETLLTTNRIWVERTKGVGFISAKDAIDLGVTGPVLRASGVKWDLRKAQPYAAYKDFDFEIPIGSNGDTYDRYLVRIAEMRQSLRIIQQAVDGLPEGPIMAKIPKVIKPAVGEIYHSIEAPKGELGYFIVSDGSTQPYRVRVRPPSFVNLQALDKMVRGALVADVVAVIGTIDIVLGEVDR; encoded by the coding sequence ATGAAAGACGAGCACAATCCGGGCACGGCGCATCTGGATCTCGACACGCCCGAGGCGCAGCTCCGGCTGACGCAACAGGAACGCGCGCGGCGCGATGAGACGTTCCTCGACGCCAACGAGCTGGTGCTCAACATGGGCCCGCAGCATCCTTCGACGCACGGCGTGCTGCGCGTCATCCTGAAGCTGGACGGCGAAAAGGTGCTGGGCACCGAGTGCGTGATCGGATATCTGCACCGCGGCGTGGAGAAGATTGCCGAGCACCGCACCTACACGATGTTCAATCCGTACGTGGACCGCATGGACTACGTGGCGGCGGTCTCGAACGGACTCGGCTACTGCGAAGCGGTGGAAAAAATCCTCAACGTGGAGGCGCCGCCGCGGGCGCAGTACATCCGGGTGATCCTGGCGGAGCTGAACCGGCTGGCGAGCCACATGCTGTGGCTGGGCACGCACGCGCTCGATATCGGCGCCATCACGCCGCTGTTCTACACCTTCCGCGACCGCGAAGAGATCCTGAAGATCTTCGAGAAGTACTGCGGGGCGCGGCTCACGACGCATGCGTTTCGCATCGGCGGCTGCCTGTACGAGACCTACGACGGGTTCGAGGAAGACGTCCGCAAGTTCAGCAAGTTCGTGGCGCCCAAGATTGACGAGTACGAGACGCTGCTGACGACGAACCGCATCTGGGTGGAGCGGACCAAGGGCGTGGGATTCATCAGCGCGAAAGACGCGATTGACCTGGGCGTGACCGGGCCGGTGCTGCGCGCTTCCGGCGTGAAGTGGGACCTGCGCAAGGCGCAGCCCTACGCGGCGTACAAGGACTTCGACTTCGAGATTCCGATTGGGTCCAACGGCGACACCTACGACCGGTACCTGGTGCGCATCGCCGAGATGCGGCAGTCGCTGCGCATCATCCAGCAGGCGGTGGACGGGCTGCCGGAAGGGCCGATCATGGCCAAGATTCCCAAGGTCATCAAGCCGGCCGTGGGCGAGATTTATCACTCGATCGAGGCGCCCAAGGGCGAGCTGGGATACTTCATCGTGAGCGACGGGTCCACGCAGCCGTATCGGGTGCGCGTGAGGCCGCCGTCGTTCGTGAATCTTCAGGCGCTCGACAAAATGGTGCGCGGGGCGCTGGTGGCCGACGTGGTGGCGGTGATTGGGACGATTGATATCGTGCTGGGGGAAGTGGATCGGTAG
- a CDS encoding NADH-quinone oxidoreductase subunit C, giving the protein MADEAKSQPAKPSEGGHAAPAKPSGPAAQPWESEMVARLRQRFGSGISEASTYLGQNYLIVDRSVAYDVLALMRDDEEFDYLVDVTCVHYPERAKQFEVVWIVYSFARNERIRVKTGVAEGEAAPSVVALWGTANWLEREAFDMFGVQFDGHPDMRRILLPDDWKGHPLRKDYGIIQQDNEWVRINLGIESGQ; this is encoded by the coding sequence ATGGCCGACGAAGCCAAGTCCCAACCCGCAAAGCCTTCTGAAGGCGGCCACGCCGCCCCCGCTAAACCATCTGGACCCGCGGCGCAGCCGTGGGAGTCGGAGATGGTGGCGCGCCTGCGCCAGCGCTTTGGATCGGGCATCAGCGAGGCGAGCACATATCTCGGCCAGAATTATTTGATCGTCGATCGTTCGGTCGCTTACGACGTGCTGGCGCTGATGCGTGACGATGAAGAGTTCGACTACCTGGTGGACGTGACCTGCGTGCACTATCCGGAGCGCGCCAAGCAGTTCGAGGTGGTGTGGATCGTGTACAGCTTTGCGCGCAACGAGCGCATTCGGGTGAAGACCGGCGTGGCCGAAGGCGAAGCCGCGCCCAGCGTAGTGGCGCTGTGGGGAACGGCGAACTGGCTGGAGCGCGAGGCATTCGACATGTTCGGCGTGCAGTTCGACGGGCATCCGGACATGCGCCGCATCCTGCTGCCTGACGACTGGAAGGGACATCCGCTGCGCAAGGACTACGGGATCATCCAGCAGGACAATGAGTGGGTGAGGATCAACCTGGGGATTGAATCGGGGCAGTGA